The genomic stretch TGTTTTGTTAAGATACCTGAGAGCAATCCGATGAATATCCCCGCCACACCGGCGGCATTGTCACGCATTTTTTCGATACCATCTTTAAAGGCATCGGCGATCCCATTCCAGGGAATGGCAAACCAGTCCGAAAAGCCTTCAGTAGCTTTAGCTAACTTTTCAGCCAGAACATCCTGATTCAATATTAAAGCACGAGCCAGTATATTTGTTACATCTGTGGGTGTCCCTGATAACAAATCATTAAAATGCCGGATGATCCCCACTTTGTCCTGCATCCCGGCAATGCAATAATTCAGCGTCTGGACATATTCAATACCGCTTTTCAACTCCTGGGTATCAAAATTATGCTTAAAATATCCCAGCAACACACTGCCCTTTATCCACTCAAGATACATTTCGGTGCGTGGACTTACGACACTGTCGTTATACTGCTGTAAAACTTGATTAAATTTCTTCTGAAAGTCAGCCACTTGTGATGGTTCGTAATATTGTTCATATTTCGCCCACTTCCTTGCTGCTTCAGACTTCACTTTACGATCGCCAATCGAGGTATACATATTATCCGGAACATCACCGTTCACGCTATAGCCAAAGGGGCCATAAAGCGCATTGCGTTCCCGGCTCTCATTCTTCTCAATAGCGTCACGTTCAAACTGACGATTCATTGATTCTTTCAAACCAGTAATTGCAGAAGCCAAAGCAAGCTCCCGTTGATATTCGGCTTTTTTGTAGACATTTTTTTGCAATTCATAGTCTATAACGGCGGAGAGATCCTGCAAGACTGCAGGTGGATCCTGCAGCACAATCATTGCCCCCTTATTTGGGTAAAGCTTGTCCGCTGATTTTTTGATTAAAAGGGCTTCAAATGTCGTGGCCGATTTCCAGGGGGCGCGGGACCATAGTCTGGCACTGCAACTTTCTCCTGATTTGCTGTATTCCGCCACTATTTTTGTCAACGCTGATATTGCAATAGTCTGGTCTGCCTTGCCGTTATTAATCCAGGCATCCATGTCAAAACGTTGCATATACTGGATACGATAAGACGCGTCCTCATGCTTTGTGCGGACCGCTGGCGTCCATTCCACTTCGGACCAGCAGAACCAGAACACGCCGTTTTTCATGCCCAAGGGCTTTACCGGCAGCGTTATCAGTGATGCACTCGCCAGTTCTTCTGGCTGAGTAATGCATGGCTTAGCCTTGCCATTTGCAATATCAGGAGGCACATCTCCATTTTCAGGCAGCGGGTAATAATATCCTTCGCGAGTGACAAAATAATTTATCCAGCGGTTACCTGACTCAGACCAGATGTATAAATAGCCCTCACGCAGCAAGCGTCCCGTCCATGCAGTTTCGCCCTTTGCTACTGCAGGTACGGCGACGCTACCTGGCAAAAGAGGTAATGCATCATCCCTTGCCACAACCGCCGGGCGAACGGGTAAAAGTGGCAACCCATAGCGGGTACAGAATTTACAGCCTTTTTGTGTGCTCATATTAATTGTTCCATGCATTATTATAAGGCTGCATTTGGGTCATCTCCTGCCAGAGATGTTCATCCCAGTTACTGGTTACATCACGATAATAGTCAGGAGCCTGTCGGGACTGTGCCAGAAATGCCGCCATCTTCGGAGCCATCCAGAAACCTTCTGGCTGCACTAATCCATGCAGCGCAAATGCAATACGATCTTCCTGAGTGGGCAGTCCACATGTCATTGCCTGCACAAGCAATGCATCTATTTTTCGACTGCTTTCCTGGCGCTGTGCCATATTGACATTGCGTGGCAGTTTTTCCAGAGTAAGGTTTATCTGTCCACTACGCTGTAATTGCGCTAGCGGAATTTCTGTTTGGTCTCCGGGCTGGCAAGAAACTCGAGCCGGGAACGCCAGTGTGTGCCACTCTCCCTCCAGCCAGAATGTCCAGTACGGTATTTCCTGGGCGGGTAGATGGTTAAACAACTGCCATGGGTTCAGCATCCAGTGCAGATGAAACAACACTCGCGGATCGTAATAACGCAGGATATATCCCTTTTGGTGTGCATCCTTAAAAAACAGGGCATTAACCAGCAGATTGTGTACGATCTTAATCGGGCGCTGACTGGACAATAAAAGGACGCACGTCGGCGGTGAAGTTGGGTCTGCACACCGTGAAAGGTCTGCCATAAATGTTCTCCACTCGCCAGGTGGAAGCTCATGCAACGATATTAGCCACGGGTAAAGATGGGCCTGTGGTGCCAGCATCGGCGAAACCAGTTCAATATGCGGCCAGCTTTCAGGCAGTTCTGGCACCCGCATGCGGTCAATAACTGCATATTGATGGTCCGCCAGTTGCAAAGGCTGCTCCAGGTAATTAATCATCAGTCGTCCTTAACTCAATGGTATGGTCGCATCACCTTGGCCTGAAGCTTCTGAAGACATGGATTCACAGGCGGTGAATTTTGGGTAGGGAACGTTCAGTTTCGCTGGCCCCGCATAGTCAAAATCAGCACTTTTTACCTTAAACTCGCCCTGGGTGCCGTGTTCAATTTTGGTCGGGTCAATGGTCAGATAGGAACCACCACACTGCACAGTGATTTTCTTTTTCGCCGTGATAAGGATTTCATCTTCGGTACTCGTAATGGTTAACCCTTTCGCGGCTGTGATATCAAGCCCATCAGTCTGGGCATGCATTTCGATTTTCCCCGCCGCCGCAACCAGTTTCATTCCCATCTCGTGAGCAAACACCACCACCGCTTTTTTCGCGACTAATGCAATACGTTTTAGCGCTGATATTTCCGTATTCCCGCCTGCAGTTAATATCTGATTCTGGTTAGCACTGAACTGAATATGCTGAGGCGTAGAAAGTGCAATTCCTGCGGGTGCACCCGCCACAATCACCGGCTGTTGCAGGGCATCCACACTTTGCTGTAAGAAACTTTGTTGTGTGTCATTATCCAGTGAATCGATATTTGCAGTTTCCAGGAGACTGGAGAGTGATTCAGCCAAAGACAGGGCGTCGGATAGCTGGCGTTTAACCGCTGTCATATCAAGCACCTGCCCCTGCGCCCTGGCCTGCCCGTCAGCACTGATAAATATCCCTTTCTGCGCCCGTATCGCGCCCCAACTGTCTGTCCGGAGCTCAAAGCCCTCGCCGCGCTGCTGTTTTTCGCTGTCGACCAGATGCCCGAGGTTGAGCTGGCTCTTGCCGCCATACTCCGTGCTGACCTTGATGTGCTCTTTTCCACGCTCGTCATCGAGGCGGATTTTGTTGTTAGCCGGGGTGCGCAGGACGTTACGTTTGTAGTTGCGGATGGTGACGTGGTCGCCGTGCGCCGAGTCGTGCAGCACGCCGGAGATGTACGGCCGGTCCGGGTTACCATCCTCAAAACCAATCGCCACTTCAGTGCCCGCCAGCAGCGGCAGGTGCAGACCGTAGGTATCCCCTGCATACGGGCGGGACTGGCGCACCCACAGGCTCTCGAACCCGGTTTCCCAGTTATCACGGTCAAACAGCATGTTGACGCGATAGCGACCGTCTTTATCGATGTGACCATAGATGTCATTTTCGGTGGTGCTGGTGACGCGGGCCGGAAGTGTGCCCGCTATCACCGGGCGTGCCCCCGGCTCAGGACGGAAACTAAAATCAGTGCTGTCCGGAACGCCGTCAAAAGCAACCGCAAAGTCCTTATCACGGCGGGCATACGTGTGCATCGCCGTGATAACCACGCCCTGCGCATACACGTCAGCCACTTCATACCCGCCGGTGACTTTCAGTACCTGACCCGGCGAGAGCGTCGGACAGCTGGTGATGCCCTGCGCCCGGGTCTGACCATTCAGGTAACGTTCGTGACGAAGGCGGGCATAAAAGGCTCCGGACTCCGGGGCCGGATTGCGGTCATAGATGCTGCCCGGCGTCAGGTAGTTATCCGCCCAGTGATAGGCATCACCGTACGTGGTGACATCCCCGCGGGTCGCATCCACCAGGGTGTTCATGTCCTGCGTGGCCTGACGGTAGTTGTAGTCCCGGGTGCTGACCTGCTTCTGCACCACGCTGTGATGGCATTCCATTCCCCAGACCGAATCCACGCCTTTTGAATGCTGGCCCGATGGCGGTACCGACAGCAGCGTCAGACCTTTCTCGTACCCCTGCTGGCTGTCGTAAAACTCCACCACGTCAATGTTGAGGCGCGTGTCGGTGGTGAAGCGAAACCAGATACCGACCTCACCCAGCAGGCGGGTGATAAAGTGCAGATCGTCCTCGCCGTACTGCATCACCTGCTCACGGCGCGGGTACTCTTTTGACAGCGAGAACAGAAAATCCTGACCACGCATGCCGTGACGCTCGCGCAGGATTTTTTCCACGATTTGCGGGACCGACATATCCTGGTAAATGGCGTTCTGGTGCGAACGGTCAAGCAGAGCCAGACGCGGCTGCAGCGTCAGGGCGTAGTGCGTTTCATCTTTTGAGGTGCCAAGGCGTTCAAAACCAGTCACCACCCCCTGAATCACCCGCAGCGGCTGCTGGATTTTGATGCCGTACCCCTGGTCTACCGGAGCCTGCAGCCTCAGCGAGCCGGGCTTCATCAGCATCATCTCTTTGCTGATGCCGTGGTCGCGGCTGGTGAACTCAACACGGTAGCTGAATGGTCGGCTCAGGGCTTCGTCGCCTTCAAAAGCCAGCACGTCGGGTTCGGCCTCACAGCCCTTCACCACCAGAAGGTGGTGGTTATGGCTGAATCTTAACGGAGGATTGTTGCTCATGCGTTTACTCCCTGTATCCGATCAAACTCCAGGCCGATCCCCTCCTCGTCACTCCAGCTAAGGCGTAACGACGCTGGTTTCTGCCTGGCGGCCATGTGGGTGAGTAATTGCTGGCTCAGCACCGGCAAAATTTGTTGATTTAGCAGACTATCAACGTTACGCGCCCCCGTATCCGGCAGCAGGCAGGCTGTGGTCAGCGCGTCATAGAGACTCTCGTCAATTTGCGTGGTCAGCCCGTAGTGGCGGTGCAAGCGCTTGCTGACCTGTGAGAGTTTCATTTCCACGATGGTACGCATGGCTGCTTCCGAGAGGGGGCGGTAAATCACGGTCTGGAAGCGGGCCAGCAGCGCGGGCTGGAAGTGATCGCGCAGGATCGGACGCAGCAGCTCGTGGAGATCGCCTTCGCTGGCCTCAGGCTGTTCATCGAGCAGTTGCATCAGGTGATCGCTGCCGAGGTTCGAGGTCATTAGAATGACGGTGTTGCGGAAGTCGATTTCACGCCCTTCACCGTCGCGCATAAAGCCGCGATCGAAAACCTGGTAGAACAGGTTCATCACGTCGCGGTGCGCCTTTTCCACTTCATCCAGCAGCACCACGCTGTACGGACGCTTGCGCACAGCTTCGGTGAGGATACCACCCTGGCCGTAACCCACGTAGCCCGGCGGCGAGCCTTTCAACTGGGAAACCGTGTGCGGCTCCTGGTATTCAGAAAGGTTAATCGTTATGAGTGACTTCTCACCACCGTATATGACATCGGCCAGCGCAAGCGCGGTTTCGGTTTTGCCAACACCGCTCGGTCCAACAAGCAGAAACACGCCCTGCGGGCCATTCTCGGATGTGAGACCCGTTTTTGCAGCACGCAGACGCTGGGCGATGGCCTCGAGCGCCACATCCTGCCCGACCACACGTTTATCGATTTCATTTTCAAGGGTCAGCAGTTCGGTCTGCTCATCTTTCATCAGCGATGACAGCGGCACGCCTGTCCAGTCGGCAATCACGTTGGCAACGGTGCGGACATCCACGTCCACGGAAAGCAGCGGATTGCTGTGCTGAATGCCGTTCAGTTCCTGCTGCAGCATGCGCGTCTCGCTCTGACGGGAGATATCCTGGCGGCTTTCCAGCAGTTGTTCGGTAAGTTTCAGTTCCTGCCCGTACTGAGTTTCAAGCTCATCGAGAGCAACGATAAGAGCGTTCTCTTCCTGCTCAATGACGGTCAGGCGTTCACCATGGCTCTGATTGCCGACAGCAATATCCTCCAGCAGTGCCTGCTTCTCCATTTCAAGAGAGGTAATCTGCGAGCGAATGCAGGTCAGCTGTTCCGGCACCGTGTCGAGGCACATGCGGACGCGCGCTGCGGCGGTGTCGAGCAGGTCAACCGCCTTATCCGGCAACTGGCGGCCCGTCAGATAACGACGCGAAAGAGTAACTGCCGCACGAACCGCATCGTCGGTAATATGCACATTGTGGTGTTCGGCATAGCGGGATTTCAGTCCACGGAGCATCAGGCAGGCGGTGTCATCGTCAGGCTCATCCACTTTTACCATCTGGAAACGACGCTCCAGGGCCGCGTCGCGTTCGAAATATTGTTTGTATTCAGACCAGGTGGTGGCCGCAATAGTACGCAGTTCGCCACGCGCCAGCGCCGGTTTCAGCAGGTTGGCCGCATCTGCGCCACCCGCCTGGTTGCCCGCGCCGATGATAGTATGCGCTTCATCAATAAATAGCAGGACCGGGGACGATGATTGCTGCACCGCATCGATGACGTTTTTCAGCCGCTGTTCGAACTCACCTTTCACGCCCGCGCCAGCCTGCAGCAGACCCAGATCAAGGGTGCGGAGAGTGACCGTTTTCAGGGATTCAGGCACATTACCCTCGGCAATACGCAGCGCCAGACCTTCAACCAGTGCGGTTTTCCCCACACCCGGCTCGCCGACCAGAATCGGGTTGTTTTTGCGACGACGAGAAAGGATGTCCACCATCTGGCGGATTTCCGTGTCACGGCCAAACACAGGATCGATCTTCCCTTCCTTAGCCTTGGCGGTGACATCGAGGGTAAATTTATCCAGCGCTTTCTGCAGCGCAGGGCTCAGCTCCCCCTCTTCCATTTCCATACCAGCCGGGCGCCCGACAAACTCCACCTCACCACCGTGGCTCTGTGCCAGCTCGGCTTCGCGCTGCATTTCCGGACGTTCATCCGATTGCGCATCCAGCAAAGGTCGCAGGCGCTCCAGTTGGCTCTGACCAAGCGTTAACAACGGCCACAGGCCGTCACAACGCGCCAGTTTCGGTTTTTCCACCAGGGCCATCAGCAGATGGACGCTGCGAATGTGCTCCTCGCCATTGAGTGAGGCAAGTAGCCAGGCTTGCTGCATCAAAGTCTGGATGTCATTTGAGAGCTGGGGCCGATGGCGCACGGAGCGAGGTTGTCTGTCGAGCCAACCCAGCAAATCCTGCCAGATGCCATCCATATCCCATTCATAGCGACGCGCCAGCACCGTCAGATCACCTTCCCCCTGCTCCAGCAGCTTCAGCAGCCAGTGCTCCGGCAAAATTTCCGCATGGGTGCGGGTCTGACAGAGCGAAGCTGCGCCTTCCATCGCTCGGGCACAGTAAGGGTTCAGACGACGTAACAGGATGGCTGGATTTTCCATGAGATTCTCTCTTTGTCGGTTCCTGGACACGCTACCGCCCCTCGCTGTTCACCAAAGCGCATAAGGTCAGGCAGGCAGATTTTTTTCTTTGCTGAGTACCCGCATCTCAGGCACTCAGCAAAAAACTGCGGACAGGAAAACCTGCCCGCATCAGGATTACGCCGTGGCGCGTTCGTTCCAGGAATCGGAATGAATGATGTTGCCGTCTTTGTAGGTCCAGGTGATTTTTTCGTAACGCAGTTCAACGCGTTCAAGGTGGTTGTGCTTCTCTTTAGATGGATCCTTGATGTCATACATTTCAGGATTCACTTTCACTACCTTCACGTTTTCCAGTTTGGTGTTGAAGTACTCCACTTCCTGACCCGCGTCGTTGATTTTGTACCACTTGAATTCAGCGGATTTCAGGGTCTGACCGGTGGTCACCGCCTTGTACAGGTACGGGCTGGACGAGTCGATTTCCTTAGTGAACAGGAACGGGGTGTGGATACGGGTACCGGTCAGCTTGCCGGTGTTGTTGTCAGTCGGGATGTACAGGTTATGCTCCTGAGCGACAACTTCGATGCTGCCTTCACGATCCTGAACGTCAACAGACCCTTTAATGTCCGCGCCGCCGTCGTCTTTCAGCCAAAGATAAACAGGAATTGCCATGTTAATTACTCCGTTTTATTTTCTGAGACGCCATCATCCTGCGATGGCGCCATGTGTTTGCCGGGTATCTGACAGGCACTTGCCTGCGGTACCAGACTGATTTCGACACGGCGGTTAAGCGCACGCCCTTCCGGGGTGTCGTTGGTTGCGACAGGGCGGCTTGCGCCATAGCCCTGCACCGCAAAACAGCTTTCCGGCACGTCGCCGGTGTCACGCATCCAGTTGCGCACCGCTTCGGCACGTTTTAGAGACAACGTCTGGTTTAGTTGCGGATTGCCGGTGTTATCGGTATGCCCTGACACGACAATCAGCCAGCCGGGCTTCGCTTTGATGCCAACCAGTGAATTCACCAGCATTTTGGTGGAGCCCGCCTTCAGCTCGAACTTGCCGGAATCGAACAGCGACATGCTGTCCAGCCTTACTATTTTCGGAACCGGTTTTGGGGTTGGCTGCGGTTTAGGAGGCGGCGGCACATACGAACGGATCGCTACCAGAAAGGGCATCCGTAGACGTTCCCCCTGATAAAGCCCGAGACCCAGCCGGGCCGGTACGCCGTTACGTGCATAGTCATCCAGCAGCGCCGCATTCTCACGAAGGACAGCAACGGCGCTAGCCTTCGGGACATAGTCATCCATGGAGAGGCTGTCGTAACGGGCTATATCGAAGCTCACGCGATGCAGTAGTTGACGATTGTTCCAGCCACTGCTGAGCAGCGCGGCGATGGCCGCCAGGGTGAATAGACCAAGGACACAGCGCCAGGTGCGGGCCCGGGGAGTGAGTCCACTTCCCTCAGGTAGTAGCGGCAGTATGAAATCCGGTAAGGGTGAGATCACCGTACTGTCCGTCCCTACCGGTTGCCAGCCAGCCACCTGCTGCATGGCGGTATGACGCGATAACCACGCCGTCCAGGCTGATGACGCAAGGCTTCCGGCAAGAATCGGCCCCATTCCCCACAGCAGCGCCGCAGGTGCAATGGCCGGAACATCAGGATTATCATCGATGAATACCGCCTGGACATGTTGATGGAACCAGCTCATCAGGCTATTCATCAGCACCTGCTTTTGCATCACAGGCGCACCGCCAGTGGTGACCCACCCTGCAATTGAACAAGGCGCATTCGACTCACGCCAGACAGTCCACCCTTCACCCGAAATAGCGGCCTGCCAGAGCATGTCATCCGTCATCGCGCTGCCGATCTGACCATTCAGAATCAATGGCATAGAATGTCCCGTTTCTTTACGCAACTGGCTGATTTGCCAGCGCAGAGTCAGCAGACGACTTGTCAGGGCTTCGCTATCGAGGTGTTTCTGCGGGCAGACACTGACCATCACCGACAGCTGACGCCCCCAGTCCGGGCGCTGCCACAGAATCTGACGGGCAACCTGCTCCAGATCCTGATGGTCCTCAACGCGGATCCAGCATCCCTGCGTGACCATCAGTACTGGTGACCGTTGAGGCCAGGTCAGA from Enterobacter dykesii encodes the following:
- a CDS encoding DUF4123 domain-containing protein, with product MINYLEQPLQLADHQYAVIDRMRVPELPESWPHIELVSPMLAPQAHLYPWLISLHELPPGEWRTFMADLSRCADPTSPPTCVLLLSSQRPIKIVHNLLVNALFFKDAHQKGYILRYYDPRVLFHLHWMLNPWQLFNHLPAQEIPYWTFWLEGEWHTLAFPARVSCQPGDQTEIPLAQLQRSGQINLTLEKLPRNVNMAQRQESSRKIDALLVQAMTCGLPTQEDRIAFALHGLVQPEGFWMAPKMAAFLAQSRQAPDYYRDVTSNWDEHLWQEMTQMQPYNNAWNN
- the hcp gene encoding type VI secretion system effector Hcp; this translates as MAIPVYLWLKDDGGADIKGSVDVQDREGSIEVVAQEHNLYIPTDNNTGKLTGTRIHTPFLFTKEIDSSSPYLYKAVTTGQTLKSAEFKWYKINDAGQEVEYFNTKLENVKVVKVNPEMYDIKDPSKEKHNHLERVELRYEKITWTYKDGNIIHSDSWNERATA
- a CDS encoding DUF2345 domain-containing protein encodes the protein MTAVKRQLSDALSLAESLSSLLETANIDSLDNDTQQSFLQQSVDALQQPVIVAGAPAGIALSTPQHIQFSANQNQILTAGGNTEISALKRIALVAKKAVVVFAHEMGMKLVAAAGKIEMHAQTDGLDITAAKGLTITSTEDEILITAKKKITVQCGGSYLTIDPTKIEHGTQGEFKVKSADFDYAGPAKLNVPYPKFTACESMSSEASGQGDATIPLS
- a CDS encoding OmpA family protein is translated as MSPVQQRLLALWAALLSAVVCLAFLPVSRLASVLVLLAMLGVIFVFWYITKPRAEHDVTLLLDDLPESSYRQPVVLVCGDMPLTWPQRSPVLMVTQGCWIRVEDHQDLEQVARQILWQRPDWGRQLSVMVSVCPQKHLDSEALTSRLLTLRWQISQLRKETGHSMPLILNGQIGSAMTDDMLWQAAISGEGWTVWRESNAPCSIAGWVTTGGAPVMQKQVLMNSLMSWFHQHVQAVFIDDNPDVPAIAPAALLWGMGPILAGSLASSAWTAWLSRHTAMQQVAGWQPVGTDSTVISPLPDFILPLLPEGSGLTPRARTWRCVLGLFTLAAIAALLSSGWNNRQLLHRVSFDIARYDSLSMDDYVPKASAVAVLRENAALLDDYARNGVPARLGLGLYQGERLRMPFLVAIRSYVPPPPKPQPTPKPVPKIVRLDSMSLFDSGKFELKAGSTKMLVNSLVGIKAKPGWLIVVSGHTDNTGNPQLNQTLSLKRAEAVRNWMRDTGDVPESCFAVQGYGASRPVATNDTPEGRALNRRVEISLVPQASACQIPGKHMAPSQDDGVSENKTE
- the tssH gene encoding type VI secretion system ATPase TssH, with amino-acid sequence MENPAILLRRLNPYCARAMEGAASLCQTRTHAEILPEHWLLKLLEQGEGDLTVLARRYEWDMDGIWQDLLGWLDRQPRSVRHRPQLSNDIQTLMQQAWLLASLNGEEHIRSVHLLMALVEKPKLARCDGLWPLLTLGQSQLERLRPLLDAQSDERPEMQREAELAQSHGGEVEFVGRPAGMEMEEGELSPALQKALDKFTLDVTAKAKEGKIDPVFGRDTEIRQMVDILSRRRKNNPILVGEPGVGKTALVEGLALRIAEGNVPESLKTVTLRTLDLGLLQAGAGVKGEFEQRLKNVIDAVQQSSSPVLLFIDEAHTIIGAGNQAGGADAANLLKPALARGELRTIAATTWSEYKQYFERDAALERRFQMVKVDEPDDDTACLMLRGLKSRYAEHHNVHITDDAVRAAVTLSRRYLTGRQLPDKAVDLLDTAAARVRMCLDTVPEQLTCIRSQITSLEMEKQALLEDIAVGNQSHGERLTVIEQEENALIVALDELETQYGQELKLTEQLLESRQDISRQSETRMLQQELNGIQHSNPLLSVDVDVRTVANVIADWTGVPLSSLMKDEQTELLTLENEIDKRVVGQDVALEAIAQRLRAAKTGLTSENGPQGVFLLVGPSGVGKTETALALADVIYGGEKSLITINLSEYQEPHTVSQLKGSPPGYVGYGQGGILTEAVRKRPYSVVLLDEVEKAHRDVMNLFYQVFDRGFMRDGEGREIDFRNTVILMTSNLGSDHLMQLLDEQPEASEGDLHELLRPILRDHFQPALLARFQTVIYRPLSEAAMRTIVEMKLSQVSKRLHRHYGLTTQIDESLYDALTTACLLPDTGARNVDSLLNQQILPVLSQQLLTHMAARQKPASLRLSWSDEEGIGLEFDRIQGVNA
- a CDS encoding T6SS effector BTH_I2691 family protein; the protein is MSTQKGCKFCTRYGLPLLPVRPAVVARDDALPLLPGSVAVPAVAKGETAWTGRLLREGYLYIWSESGNRWINYFVTREGYYYPLPENGDVPPDIANGKAKPCITQPEELASASLITLPVKPLGMKNGVFWFCWSEVEWTPAVRTKHEDASYRIQYMQRFDMDAWINNGKADQTIAISALTKIVAEYSKSGESCSARLWSRAPWKSATTFEALLIKKSADKLYPNKGAMIVLQDPPAVLQDLSAVIDYELQKNVYKKAEYQRELALASAITGLKESMNRQFERDAIEKNESRERNALYGPFGYSVNGDVPDNMYTSIGDRKVKSEAARKWAKYEQYYEPSQVADFQKKFNQVLQQYNDSVVSPRTEMYLEWIKGSVLLGYFKHNFDTQELKSGIEYVQTLNYCIAGMQDKVGIIRHFNDLLSGTPTDVTNILARALILNQDVLAEKLAKATEGFSDWFAIPWNGIADAFKDGIEKMRDNAAGVAGIFIGLLSGILTKQIAQALESNKVYSSLVAMGAITNKALVPLEKTGKYKHFVSEVVTQLAKESGLDSRANKDSLRHYVRRELRRLRIDGLPMEVEETKKFLVMVDIDKVHEMASLPPKERAIALSKLLRTSADVEAQQFSRWQGAVQRGVTKAGQAMPFTLGICSGILQVAALFISADIHNKKTLTADQGEAHSRFWAGVLGLGSTTLGIIETGIKQFRLFANAASRLRVFSSETFLRWVGYVGKAFGVVAGVIAVVYDFYHGINEFNKGHTGLAVAYGLSAAAGVWVTVAVLWTIPVIGTFIAVAILIGTAIYLAFHNRDSIQKWLVQCLWRRIPVDTDKTSEKQEEYKQIEAAELPVWPTMKMEMDELKLALGVEG